Within the Flavobacterium sp. 9R genome, the region AACAAAGAATCCGATTCCTGCTCCACCAGAAAGCATTTCGCCTGCTACAATTACCAGCCAAGCCACGCTAATACTCAATCGCAATCCGGTGATGATGTGCGGTAAGCTATAAGGAATCAGTATTTTGGTAAGGTAACGCATTTTGGAAAAACCAAAGGCCTTAGCCACGTTTTTATGATCTTGTGGTATGGACCCTACTCCAAAAGAGGTGTTGATGAGCGTTGACCATAATGAGGTAATAAAAACGATGAAAATAGTAGCCATTCCGGTGTCTTTAAAAACCACCAAACCTATTGGAAACCAAGCTAAAGGTGACACCGGTTTTAACAATTGCACAATGGGATAAAAGATTTGTTTGCAAATCGTGCTGGCTCCCATCAATATTCCGATGGGTATGGCAAATAATGACCCAATTAAAAATCCTGAAAGTACCGTTTTGATGGAGGTAAACAACTGCAATCCGATGCCTTTGTCATTAGGACCATAATCATAAAAAGGATCGCTCAACATTTCCTTGAGCACCGTAAGTGTCGCTACTGGACCAGGTAAGGCTTGTTCTGTAAAATAACTTACTAGACTCCAAAATCCAGCGAAAAATACCAATCCAACTAAAGCGAATAGGGCTGATTTCGATTTTTGAAACACGTTATTAAATAGAAGCTTCAAACTTGTGTTTCCTTTTTCGCTGCTGTAAGCGACGGTTTGCTCTTGACTATTTTCTATACTCAAAGCATCGATGGTGAGGGTGTTTTTATCTGACATAGTATGCTAATTAAATTTCTATTTTTTTTATTTTTTGAAACATATAAGTCATAAAAGTTTTTTTCTCTATTTCAAATACTTAAATGCCTTAAATGTTAATATTATTCTATTTAAACATATAAGTCATAGAAGTTTTATCTGAATAGGGATAAGTAAAGCCGAAGTTCATCTGAGTAAAACATACTTTTTTTGTTTGACTTATTTTTGTTTTTAATATAGATAGCCCTGTACTTTTGTTTTCTAATATGACTTATATGTTTATCTTTATTTTCTAACCACTTTTAG harbors:
- the ntrB gene encoding nitrate ABC transporter permease, coding for MSDKNTLTIDALSIENSQEQTVAYSSEKGNTSLKLLFNNVFQKSKSALFALVGLVFFAGFWSLVSYFTEQALPGPVATLTVLKEMLSDPFYDYGPNDKGIGLQLFTSIKTVLSGFLIGSLFAIPIGILMGASTICKQIFYPIVQLLKPVSPLAWFPIGLVVFKDTGMATIFIVFITSLWSTLINTSFGVGSIPQDHKNVAKAFGFSKMRYLTKILIPYSLPHIITGLRLSISVAWLVIVAGEMLSGGAGIGFFVWDSWNALSLEKVISAIIIIGLVGLLFDRIFTYIEHKVAYKG